cgatggggacattggggatgctggggacattggggacaatggggacattggggacgatggggacattggggatgatggggacaatggggacaatggggacaatggggacattggggacgacggggacatggggacattggggacgctggggacattggggacaatggggacatttgggacaatgaggacattggggatgatggggacattggggatgatggggacatggggacattggggataatggggatatggggaacaATGGGGAgagtggggatatggggacatcggggatatggggacaatggggacatggggacattggggacgatggggacgatggggacattggggataatggggacattggggacaatggggacattggggacgatggggacaatgggaacgatggggacattggggatgatggggacaatggggacaatggggacattggggacgacggggacatggggacattggggacgctggggacattggggacaatggggacatgtgggacaatgaggacattggggatgatggggacattggggacgatggggacatggggacattggggataatggggatatggggaacaATGGGGAgagtggggatatggggacatcggggatatggggacaatggggacatggggacattggggacgatggggacgatggggacattggggatgatggggacattggggataatggggacattggggacaatggggacattggggacgatggggacaatgggaacgatggggacatgggggatatggggacatggggacatggggacattggggacatggggacaatggggacgatggggacattggggatatggggacatgggggtcatgggggacatggggactttgaggatatgggggacaatggggacatggagacattggggatatgaggacatggggacattggtgatatggggacattgggacatggggacaatggggacaatgggcacatggggacatggagacaatggggacattggggatatgtgggacaatggggacatggggatatggggacattgaggataatggggacattgaggataatggggacattgggggcaatggcgacatggggacaatgggaatgttgggacaatggggacattggggatatgggggacaatagagacattggggacatggggacaaaggggacaatggggatatgggcaCGTGGgcacacggggacactggggagaatggggacaatggggacatgggacaatggggacaatggagagaATGGGGAAATGTGGACATGGGGACTTGGGGGACATCGGggtcatggggatgtggggacatggggacatggggacatgggggacatggggacaatggggacagtggggacaatggggacatgagggatatgggggacatggggacatgtggaatatggggacatggagacattggggatatgggggacatgggggacatgggggacatgggggacattgggaacaatggggacaatggggtatgggcacatggggacaatggggacatggggacatggggacaatggggacaacgggggacagtggggacacagggacatggggacatggggacattgggaacattgggacatgggggacatgagaacaatggggacaatggggacaatgtggacatggggacattgggacatgggggacatggggatatgagagggacatggggacaaccccaatgtccccaatgtctcaTGTCCCCAGGGTCTCGTTGTCAGCGTCCTCTACTGCTTCGTCAACAAGGAGGTTGGTGGCACGGTGACACCACAGCGTGACCTGGGGGGGGTGACACCACATCGTGACCCAGGGGGGTGACACACACAtggtgacccccgtgtccccgtgtccccaggtgcaggCCGAGGTCCGGCGGGGGTGGCAGCGCTGGCGCTGGGGGGTCACCCCCCCCCTCGGACCCCTCCCCCGCccggggggggaccccagggccgagagctgctgctgagggggggggcacccatgggtgctctggggggggGCAAGGGGCTTAGAAtcctttttgggggggtccctggcacctatgggtgctgggggggtccaaGGGTCCTAAAagcttttgggggggggtccctgtgactTTTGGGGTCTTGAGGGGGGGTTccatcacccatgggtgctgggggggtgggtCCAAGGGTCCTAAAAGcctttgggtgctggggggggtcccaaaagcCTTTGGGGGGTTccctgtcacccatgggtgctggggggggttcaAGGATCCTAAAAGcctttgggtgctggggggggtcccaaaagcCTTTGGCGGGTTccctgtcacccatgggtgctggggtgggtcCAAGGGTCCTAAAAGcctttgggtgctggggggggtcccaaaagcCTTTGGGGGGTTCCctgtcacccatgggtgttggGCGGGGTCTCAAGGGTCCTAAAAGCCTTTGGGGGTATGGAGGGTCCCTGTCATGTTTGGGgtcttgggggggtccctgtcacccatgggtgctgggagggggtCCCAAGGGTCCTAAAAGCCTTTGGGTGCTGGAGGGGGTTGAAGGGGCTTAGGGAGGGTCTCTGGCACccatgggcacccatgggtgctctgggggcGTCCCAAGGGTCCTAAAAGcctttgggtgctggggggaattgggggagtTTAGGGAGGGTccctgtcacccatgggtgctctggggggggTGTCCCAAGGGTCTCAAAAGCCTTTAGGGGGTTccctgtcacccatgggtgctggggggggtccaAGGGTCCTAAAagcttttggggggggtccctgtgactTTTGGGGTCTTGAGGGGGGGTTccatcacccatgggtgctgggggggtgggtCCAAGGGTCCTAAAAGcctttgggtgctggggggggtcctAAAAGCCTTTGGGAGTGTGGAGGGTCCCTGTCATGTTTGGGGTCTTGGGGGTGATccctgtcacccatgggtgctgggggagtACCAAGGGTCCCAAAAGCATTTGGGGGGGTTCtttgtcacccatgggtgctatgggggtgtcCCAAGGGTCCTAAAAGCCTTTGGATGTGTGTGGGGGGTCCCTGTCATGTTTGGGGTCTTGGGGAGGTccgtggcacccatgggtgctggggggggtcccaagggtcctAAAAGGTGGCTCCCAAAATCCTTTAGTGGGTTCCCTGTCTCCAatgggtgctgggagggggtCCCAAGGGTCCTAAAATCCTATGGGTGCAGGGGGGGTGTCCCAAAagcctttgggggggtccctgtcacccatgggtgctgtggggggctCCCAAGGGTCCCAAAAGTCTTTGGGTGCCAGGGGGATGTTGGGGGGGCTTAGGGAGGGTCCATGTCACCCACGGGTGCTGGGGGGGTGGTCCAAGTGTCCTCAAAGCCTTTGGGTGCTGGGGAGGTCCCAAGGGTCCTAAAATCCTATGGGTGCAGGGGGGGTGTCCCAAAagcctttgggggggtccctgtcacccatgggtgctggggagggggtgtcCTAAAatcctgtgggtgctggggttGGGTCCCAAAAGCCTTTGGGGGGGGGTCCTTGTCACTTTTGGGGTCTTGGGTGCGGAGGGGGGTCCATGTCaccaatgggtgctgggggggtcccaaaaacCTTTGGGGGAGTCCCTGTCACCCATTtgtgctggggggggtcccaaaagcctttgggtgctggggggggtcaggggggcttagggagggtccctgtcacccgtggGTGCTCTGGGGAGGGGGTTCCGAAGGGTCCTAAAATcctcggggggggggggtccctgtcacccatgggtgctggggggtcccaagggtcccTGTTACCTTTGGGTGCTGCGGGGGGGTGTCCCCCTAAAGAAACACGTGTGACACCCACAAGTGGCTCCTGTGACGTCACCCGGGGGGTTCCGGGGGTgtcattggggggggggggtgtggcaCTGGGCGCCACCGGGCGGCTACAATCGCCTCTGCGCATGCGCGGTGCCGCCGGGCGGACTACAACTCCCATCACCCCCCGCGGCACATGCGCGGCGGCTACGGCCCCGCCCCTCGGAGCgaactacaactcccagcgtCCCACGCGCGGCGCCTGCGCGGGAAAGCGGCGCGGCCTGCGCGCCTGCGCGGGGGGGCACCCCGGAAGCGGCGCGGAGAGGCGGAGCGGCCGCGCCCGGCACCTGCCCGGTGagcgggggaggggcggcggctccgggcggggcccggggcggcggggggtggggagggcgggggaggGATAGCGCGGGGGCGGGAGGGACCCCCGGAGCCGCGGGGGTCGCTGCTCGGGGCCCGTTGGGCCGCGGGTCCTTGGgaattgggggtggggggagcggcGTCTCCCACTCGTCACACAcggcgggggggaaggggggggggcgggcgcgtgtgtcccccgccccccccgtgTGACAGCGGGGGACACGGACGGGCCTCGCGACACCGCACGAGGGGCAGCGGTTCCGTgaagcccccccccaccccccaaaccgggacccccccccccctccgccaCCCCGCGTGGGACCGGCCCCGCTGGCCACGCCCCCGCCCAGGCCACGCCCACACAGGCCATGCctctccgccccccccccccttcccaagCGCGCCGTCTGCCGTCCATATATGGGCATGGCCCGAACGCGGCTCTCTGATTGGCCACCGCCTGGCGCGCTGCAGCCTATCAGCGAACGGCCACCACCCGCCGGGCGTTAAAAGGGGCGGGGCTGGCGGGCCCCACCGCTGCGGGCGCCGTTGCCGCTTTAAGGGCCGGACGCGGGTCCACGCCGAGACGGGGCCggtgagggggcgtggcctcggggTGTGGGGGCGTGGCCTgctgggcggggggcggggcgtgCAGGTGAGTGTGCAGCTCCGGGTTGGCCCCATAATGTCCCCAATAGCCCCATTCTGGCCCCATACTGTCCCCATcagccccacactgtccccatattgtccccaaagtgtccccattcTGTCCCTACCAGCCCCATattgtcccccccagccccacactgtccccagactgtccccatattgtccccataCTGTCCCTACCAGCCCCATATTGTCCCTACCAACCCCAtagtgtccccacactgtccctgtgctgtccccatattgtccccacCACCCAAATActgtccccatgttgtccccccagccccatattgTCCCTACCAACCCCAtagtgtccccacactgtccccaaactgtccccatacTCTCTCTACCAGCCCCATATTGTCCCCATcagccccacactgtccccaaactgtccccatattgtccccataCTGTCCCTACCAGCCCCAtagtgtccccaaactgtccccatactgtcccccccaccccaatactgtccccatattgtcccccccagccccatattgtccccaaactggccccattCTGTCCCTACCAGCCCCATattgtccccccagccccacactgtccctaccaaccccatattgtccccatgttgtccccaaactgtccccacaccccctaacgctcttctctctcctccagGCCTGGACCCATCCCCggcgtccccggtgtccccaacgtccccatcgtccccaacatccccattgtccccaacatccccatcgTCCCAaacatccctgctgtccccaacgtccccatcgtCCCAAACATCCCCAtaatccccaacatccccatcatccccaacGTCCCtgtcgtccccattgtccccgacatccccatcacccccattgtccccattgtccccatcatccccaacgtccccatcgtccccaacatccccaacgtCCCCGACATCCCCAACGTCCCCGACATCCCCAGCGTCCCCATCATCCTCTGACGTCCCtatcatccccatcatcccctGACGTTCCTATCGTCCCCGACGTccctattgtccccattgtccccgacgtccccatcatccccattgtccccatcatccccaacaTCGCCAACGTCCCCATCATCCTCTGACGTCCCTatcgtccccaacgtccccaacgtccccatcgtCCCTGGTGTCCCCGCCATCACCATGCTCCCCTGATGGatcccaaccccatcccccaccTCCACCTCTGGTGCCCCCGTCCCTTCGGCACCTACACCCAGAACAACCCATGTCCCCAATCCGGCGCCACCAAACCACCCTTCCCccgcctcccctccccgccccgcaccGAAAacaccccccccgtccccccggaTGTCCCCGACGTCCCCGCGGCGCCGCCGGACGATGGCCGCGTGCTGCTGGACACCTGGTACGTCATCAAACCCGGCAACACCAAGGAGAAGGTGGCGTTCTTCGTGGCCCATCAATGCGGGGCCGCCCGCGCCGCCACCGGCAAGGCCAAGGGCAACTGGGCCGGCCACAGCTCCAAAGCCAAGCGCCGACGGCGCTGCCACGACCCCGCCAAAGGTGACCCCAGTGGTGACACCAACGCTGACAGCGGTGACGGTGCTGACTTGCTCTCGGTGGCCGAGATGGTGGCGCTGGTGGAGCGCCGCGCGGCGCTGGCGCTGCAGGGCTTCCCGCGGCCTTGTGGCGCCGTACCGGACGCCACCGACGCCAAACCCGGGGGTGGCGGAGGCGGCGGCGACTGCAGCCGCGTCGCCGAAGCCGTGGCGCAGTTCGAGTCGCGGCACCGCCGCGGTGACACCGACGCCACCGCCAGACCCAACGGTTTGCGCCCGGCGGGCGGCGAGCGCGGCGCCGGAGCCCAACCCGGCGAGGTGCGCATCGCCTTCCGCATCGCCGGCGCCGCCGAACCGGGCGCCGCGGCGGGGCGGCCGAGCTGCGTGGTGATGAGCCGGGGGGTGGTGAGCGCCACCAAGGACAAGATCACCTGCGACCTCTACCGCTTGATCAACCCGGCCCGCGGCGCCTTGCCCAACAACATGGAGGCGCTGTTGGCCGGCGCTAAAGGCGGCGACGGAGGCGACGCGATGGAGCCCAACGCCGCCAACGCCGACGCCAGCGACGCCGCGGGGGTGCCGCACTGCGCCGCCGGCTTCCACGTGGACGTGGTGGTGACCGGCGTGGTGGATCAATGCGTGTTCTTCGGCAAGGACAGCGCCAAGAAGGTGACGGAGGAGACCGTGCGCTTGCCCAACCAAGACGACCCCCCAACACCGCCACCGCCGGGACAGCTCTTTGGTATCGGCGCCGCCGCCGAGGCGCCGGTCGAAGCCGCCGACGAGCGCGGCGGCGCCGCCGATGACCCCTCCTTGTGCCGGTTGTACCGCCACGTCTCCCACGACTTCTTGGAGATCCGGTTCAAGATCCAACGGCTCTTAGAGCCGCGCCAATACATGCTCCTCCTCCCCGAGCACGTCATGGT
The Patagioenas fasciata isolate bPatFas1 chromosome 33, bPatFas1.hap1, whole genome shotgun sequence DNA segment above includes these coding regions:
- the FBXO46 gene encoding F-box only protein 46, whose product is MDPNPIPHLHLWCPRPFGTYTQNNPCPQSGATKPPFPRLPSPPRTENTPPVPPDVPDVPAAPPDDGRVLLDTWYVIKPGNTKEKVAFFVAHQCGAARAATGKAKGNWAGHSSKAKRRRRCHDPAKGDPSGDTNADSGDGADLLSVAEMVALVERRAALALQGFPRPCGAVPDATDAKPGGGGGGGDCSRVAEAVAQFESRHRRGDTDATARPNGLRPAGGERGAGAQPGEVRIAFRIAGAAEPGAAAGRPSCVVMSRGVVSATKDKITCDLYRLINPARGALPNNMEALLAGAKGGDGGDAMEPNAANADASDAAGVPHCAAGFHVDVVVTGVVDQCVFFGKDSAKKVTEETVRLPNQDDPPTPPPPGQLFGIGAAAEAPVEAADERGGAADDPSLCRLYRHVSHDFLEIRFKIQRLLEPRQYMLLLPEHVMVKIFGYLPTRALAALKCCCHYFKSIIETFGVRGADSRWSRHPLYRDDPCKQCKKRYERGDVSLCRWHPKPYHHDLPYGRSYWMCCRRGDKDAPGCRVGLHDNNWVHQEGRREEGR